One Vallitalea pronyensis genomic region harbors:
- a CDS encoding AraC family transcriptional regulator — protein MDDKIIRQYMAHLKVDLLQSHYGKVLETWNENNEKLGYNKLYFIDKGEGLVTINHKKYMPRPGEILFIPEGSIQSLAIISPKRYVKHWCHFNGYIGTVPISQFLSFPLLKKVNDIPYVEDLFTKMSGYSNDQQAFSPIRANSLLLELLHYYFSDICKNEVNLARQVASTKINTLLTFMEQNLHRKLQTEDFAEVMNLNPNYLIRLFKTTFGTSPMNYFNRMRIEKAKELLKLDVDSISSISDKLGFNTPYYFSYVFKKHTGYSPKDYRRIT, from the coding sequence ATGGATGATAAAATAATAAGGCAATATATGGCACATCTAAAAGTCGATTTGCTCCAATCCCATTATGGCAAAGTCCTTGAAACGTGGAATGAAAACAATGAGAAACTGGGTTACAACAAGCTATATTTTATCGACAAAGGGGAAGGACTTGTTACCATCAATCATAAAAAATACATGCCTCGCCCTGGTGAGATTCTTTTTATACCTGAGGGGTCCATTCAAAGCCTAGCCATCATTAGTCCAAAGCGTTATGTAAAGCATTGGTGTCATTTTAATGGGTATATTGGAACAGTTCCCATTAGCCAGTTTTTATCCTTCCCATTGTTAAAAAAGGTAAATGACATTCCCTATGTTGAAGACCTCTTTACCAAGATGTCGGGCTATTCCAATGACCAACAAGCTTTTTCCCCCATTCGAGCCAATAGTTTATTATTGGAGTTACTTCACTACTATTTTAGTGATATCTGTAAAAATGAGGTTAATTTGGCACGTCAAGTGGCTTCTACAAAGATAAACACCCTCCTTACCTTTATGGAACAGAACCTTCATAGGAAACTCCAAACGGAAGATTTTGCAGAGGTGATGAATCTTAATCCAAACTATCTCATACGGCTTTTCAAAACAACCTTTGGTACATCGCCTATGAATTATTTTAATAGAATGCGTATAGAAAAAGCCAAAGAATTGTTAAAATTGGACGTTGATTCCATCAGCTCCATTTCTGACAAACTTGGCTTTAATACACCTTATTACTTTTCCTATGTGTTTAAAAAGCATACGGGTTATAGCCCTAAGGACTACCGAAGGATCACCTAG
- a CDS encoding glycoside hydrolase family 2 TIM barrel-domain containing protein has translation MKKRMAYNMNFDWQYHDGDLETTAYESVHETRFKSPIWMKAGNCGVAKWGYDTSHWDNINVPHDFRVYRGEYDPENVPEPEGFLKMGIVWYRKAFFVDKSHEGKCISIEFDGVYRDSEIYVNGHFVGRHLSGYTSFHYDISDVIRYGQPNVVAVRVNATNYEGWWYEAAGIYRDVRLVITEPIYVKKDGIFVRTYMPMNSSKLFRERKEIPSVLLKADIDMGNDTSYEGMLKVEIEVVDPYGVSVMSNYDTVKVDAYEDKIITLEDVIIGPKLWDIDSPRLYTLFVTIKKDDQVMDTQTLTFGIKDVQFTSQKGIYLNGRSIKIQGVCVHDDFAAVGGALTESTIRHKIQILKNMGCNAYRCSHNPPSPYLLKACDDIGILVMDEVRLMSTADEYIQQMTDLFKRDRNHASIFIWSIGNEEMNIHGTPTGVRIMKKLQRLAHRLDDTRPITYGNNCNWYDITKFHENHDFHIDVFGFNYYVNRQFDLYDKIHAEYPDRCILGTENGSGQSTRGQYLPREEELNPGYYSERSKTTSIWANPKRKYNVSAYTESYPLWGSTPLETLKAADKNYVAGYFVWTGFDYRGEIFPFTWPSVISRYGIIDLCGFMKDSGHQYRVHWTKEPSIHLMPHWTFDCVGEEIEVVITANTQEIEFICNGTSYGRKPIAPFEAAHYFVHYEPGEIIALGYNDGIEVVRESHKTASEPKCIQLQLVSDYALRANGEDTIMVQVKVLDAFGIDNPSASNRIDFQVEGVGEIVGCGNGDPLCHDHDHNHHRALFNGLALVVLKTTRQTGTIRLTASSDGLMSDTMYIQVTEKADDQLVPAVKDATLEVYDTKDAADGGL, from the coding sequence ATGAAGAAAAGAATGGCCTATAACATGAATTTTGACTGGCAGTATCACGATGGTGATCTTGAAACAACGGCATATGAAAGTGTCCATGAAACACGATTCAAGTCACCTATTTGGATGAAAGCTGGTAATTGTGGCGTAGCAAAATGGGGCTACGATACCAGTCATTGGGATAACATCAATGTGCCCCATGATTTTAGAGTGTATCGTGGGGAATATGATCCAGAAAATGTACCAGAACCAGAAGGGTTCTTGAAAATGGGCATTGTTTGGTATCGAAAGGCATTTTTTGTGGATAAGAGCCATGAAGGAAAATGTATCAGCATAGAGTTTGATGGTGTCTACCGAGATAGTGAGATCTATGTAAACGGTCATTTTGTTGGCAGGCACTTAAGTGGTTACACCAGTTTTCATTATGACATATCCGATGTCATCCGCTATGGGCAACCCAATGTTGTAGCTGTTAGGGTAAATGCGACGAATTACGAAGGATGGTGGTATGAAGCAGCTGGCATCTACCGAGATGTAAGATTAGTCATCACAGAGCCAATTTATGTGAAAAAGGATGGTATTTTCGTTAGAACATATATGCCCATGAACAGTTCCAAGTTATTTAGAGAACGGAAAGAGATCCCTTCTGTCTTATTAAAAGCCGATATTGACATGGGTAATGATACGTCTTATGAAGGTATGCTAAAAGTAGAAATAGAAGTTGTCGATCCTTATGGTGTATCTGTCATGAGTAATTATGATACAGTGAAAGTAGATGCCTACGAAGACAAAATCATAACCCTTGAAGATGTTATCATTGGACCTAAATTATGGGACATTGATTCGCCTAGGTTGTACACACTTTTCGTGACAATCAAAAAAGATGATCAGGTGATGGATACACAGACATTGACCTTTGGTATCAAAGATGTGCAGTTTACATCCCAAAAAGGTATTTATCTCAATGGACGTTCTATTAAAATCCAAGGGGTATGCGTTCATGATGATTTTGCAGCCGTTGGCGGTGCACTTACCGAATCCACCATAAGGCATAAAATTCAAATTCTTAAAAACATGGGGTGCAATGCCTATCGATGTTCTCATAACCCGCCATCTCCCTATTTGTTAAAGGCCTGTGATGACATTGGTATATTAGTCATGGACGAAGTACGATTGATGAGTACAGCAGATGAATACATCCAACAAATGACGGATTTATTTAAAAGAGACCGTAACCATGCATCCATTTTTATATGGTCCATTGGTAACGAAGAAATGAATATTCATGGCACCCCAACAGGTGTTAGAATCATGAAGAAGCTACAAAGATTGGCTCATAGACTGGATGATACAAGACCCATTACCTACGGTAATAACTGCAATTGGTATGACATCACAAAGTTCCATGAGAATCATGACTTTCATATTGATGTTTTTGGTTTTAATTATTATGTCAACCGCCAATTTGATTTGTACGATAAAATACATGCAGAATATCCCGACCGATGCATACTCGGTACAGAGAACGGTTCGGGGCAATCCACAAGAGGTCAATATCTGCCAAGGGAAGAAGAACTGAATCCAGGCTATTACAGTGAACGATCCAAAACAACCAGCATATGGGCAAACCCTAAACGGAAGTACAATGTAAGTGCCTATACAGAATCCTACCCTTTATGGGGTTCTACGCCCCTTGAAACCTTAAAAGCAGCAGATAAAAACTATGTTGCAGGTTATTTCGTGTGGACGGGTTTTGATTATCGAGGGGAGATATTTCCATTTACATGGCCCAGCGTTATATCTAGATACGGTATTATAGACTTGTGTGGGTTTATGAAAGATTCAGGTCATCAATATAGGGTTCATTGGACAAAAGAGCCGTCTATTCATCTTATGCCTCATTGGACGTTTGACTGTGTTGGAGAAGAAATAGAAGTTGTCATAACAGCCAATACACAAGAGATAGAGTTTATCTGTAATGGTACGTCTTATGGACGTAAACCTATTGCACCCTTTGAAGCCGCTCATTACTTTGTGCATTATGAACCTGGTGAGATTATAGCACTTGGTTATAATGATGGGATTGAAGTGGTTAGAGAAAGTCATAAAACAGCTTCAGAGCCTAAGTGTATTCAGCTCCAATTAGTCAGTGACTATGCACTAAGAGCAAATGGGGAAGACACGATCATGGTCCAAGTGAAAGTTCTTGATGCCTTTGGTATAGATAACCCATCAGCTAGTAATAGAATAGACTTTCAGGTAGAGGGCGTTGGTGAGATAGTTGGTTGCGGTAATGGTGACCCATTATGCCACGATCACGATCATAACCACCATCGAGCATTATTTAATGGTCTTGCGTTAGTTGTTCTCAAAACCACAAGACAAACAGGAACCATAAGGTTAACCGCATCATCTGATGGCTTAATGTCCGATACCATGTACATTCAAGTGACAGAGAAAGCAGACGATCAATTGGTTCCAGCTGTCAAAGACGCTACTCTAGAAGTATACGATACGAAAGATGCGGCAGATGGAGGACTATGA
- a CDS encoding glycoside hydrolase family protein, with the protein MIEKKQSLIGKQLEGVGRILEEEKYNVWGCSPIYDEDGRVHVFYARWENKYDHLGWVAACEVAHAVADSPEGPYKHVGVVLQGRGGQHWDSWSIHNPSVYKVDDKYIILYMGSDGSNLGKTLDEIGEMDGDMYKPYFHKLVNSKRVGMAIADSLDGPFVRVSDQEPMIHVGDDTDWDSFCTSNPTFTKTPEGKYRIYYKAWSQQTAAKFNGNRQYGFAESDTLTGPYKKYEGNPVIDYSYIEERVQAEDGYIWYEDNKYHMVMRDMGVFNHEYGLYIESKDGIEWSEPSISYLDAPSYFDEAMPGLTRQGRFERPQLLLKDGSPTHLFCAYRGGKYNTSSGVVLKINKNK; encoded by the coding sequence ATGATTGAAAAAAAACAGTCTCTAATCGGAAAACAACTGGAAGGCGTTGGGCGAATCCTTGAAGAAGAAAAGTATAATGTATGGGGTTGTTCGCCTATTTATGATGAAGATGGTCGTGTTCATGTTTTTTATGCACGATGGGAAAATAAGTACGATCATTTAGGTTGGGTGGCAGCTTGTGAAGTAGCTCATGCTGTGGCAGACTCACCAGAAGGACCTTATAAACACGTGGGTGTTGTCTTACAAGGTCGTGGTGGTCAACATTGGGATTCATGGTCCATACATAATCCATCTGTTTATAAAGTAGATGACAAATACATTATACTATATATGGGTTCAGATGGTTCAAATCTAGGAAAAACCTTAGACGAAATAGGTGAGATGGATGGGGATATGTATAAACCCTATTTTCATAAACTTGTCAACTCCAAAAGAGTAGGTATGGCAATCGCCGATTCCCTTGATGGTCCTTTTGTTCGTGTATCTGACCAAGAACCCATGATTCATGTTGGGGATGATACAGACTGGGATAGTTTCTGCACATCCAATCCCACATTTACCAAAACACCAGAGGGTAAATACCGTATCTATTACAAAGCATGGAGTCAGCAGACAGCAGCTAAATTCAATGGTAACCGGCAATACGGCTTTGCAGAATCAGACACATTAACAGGCCCTTACAAAAAATATGAGGGTAACCCTGTCATCGATTATTCGTATATTGAGGAGCGGGTTCAAGCAGAAGATGGCTATATATGGTATGAAGATAATAAGTATCATATGGTTATGAGAGATATGGGCGTCTTTAATCATGAGTATGGTTTATACATTGAATCAAAAGACGGTATTGAGTGGAGTGAGCCTAGTATTAGCTATTTAGATGCTCCCAGCTACTTTGATGAAGCCATGCCTGGACTAACACGTCAAGGACGATTTGAACGCCCTCAATTATTATTGAAAGACGGTTCCCCAACCCATTTATTTTGTGCTTATCGAGGCGGTAAATATAATACTTCCAGTGGCGTTGTTCTCAAAATTAATAAAAATAAGTAA
- a CDS encoding extracellular solute-binding protein encodes MKRYLTMLLALIVTMSLVFTGCGSKKAPDEETSGNNAGTTSSDKDKDNGDTASEEKLSFPLKERVKLTAFVHTRPNVDNFDENAMTKYIEEKTNIDLEFVVATNNEAQEKLNLLLATGDYPDLILTSQLTSAQQSLYGSQGSLVALNDLIEKYGTNTKKVFDLHPIARERVTMPDGNIYNLPTISECYHCLSTQKLWIYKPWLDKLELDMPQTTEEFYNVLKAFATQDPNGNGIADEIPMAGAYKGWEAEPEAFLMNSFVYNPTRQGGAMRLFVDNGTVKASYFTDGWKEGLKYMQRLRKEGLLAEESFTQAPDGLKQMGENPDVVILGAFPGGFPGTGTDLSGERYKDYITVPPLEGPDGVRIAKYSPYASVRAAFSITNACKHPEVAMMLADLLYGDELSLWNSNGQPGIDWEYIDDDNKLGINGEKASWASLIQLADQKPNGLWNQMGNYYNPSHVRLGRYQEDPENMEVILYRETKKNYEPYWPSTDILLPPLTLTEEQSAELLTYSTSINEYVLEKIAEFVLTDVNIDEVWDSYKAELEGMGINQMLKVYQEAYDTK; translated from the coding sequence ATGAAAAGATATTTAACCATGTTACTGGCATTGATAGTAACCATGTCTTTAGTGTTCACAGGTTGTGGATCTAAGAAAGCACCAGATGAAGAAACTTCAGGTAATAATGCTGGAACAACATCATCGGACAAAGATAAGGATAATGGTGATACTGCAAGTGAAGAGAAGTTATCATTTCCACTTAAAGAACGTGTGAAATTAACAGCTTTTGTACATACACGTCCAAATGTCGATAATTTTGATGAAAATGCAATGACGAAGTATATAGAAGAAAAAACGAATATTGACCTTGAATTCGTTGTTGCAACGAATAATGAAGCCCAAGAAAAACTAAACTTGTTGCTTGCAACAGGCGATTATCCAGATTTAATTTTAACATCCCAATTGACTTCAGCACAACAATCTTTATATGGATCACAGGGTAGTTTAGTAGCCCTTAATGATCTTATAGAAAAATATGGTACCAATACTAAAAAAGTATTTGACTTGCATCCTATTGCTAGAGAGAGAGTGACCATGCCAGATGGCAATATTTATAACTTGCCAACCATTAGTGAATGTTATCACTGTTTATCAACACAAAAGTTATGGATTTATAAGCCATGGCTAGATAAATTAGAACTTGATATGCCACAAACAACAGAAGAATTTTATAATGTGTTAAAGGCTTTTGCTACACAAGATCCTAATGGGAATGGCATAGCAGACGAGATTCCAATGGCGGGAGCTTATAAGGGATGGGAAGCTGAACCAGAAGCTTTCTTAATGAATTCTTTTGTCTACAATCCTACACGTCAAGGTGGAGCTATGAGATTATTTGTTGACAATGGTACAGTAAAGGCTTCCTATTTCACCGATGGATGGAAAGAAGGTCTTAAATACATGCAGCGCTTACGTAAAGAAGGTTTACTTGCTGAAGAAAGTTTCACCCAAGCCCCAGATGGACTTAAGCAGATGGGTGAAAACCCAGATGTGGTTATTTTAGGAGCATTCCCTGGTGGTTTTCCTGGAACAGGTACAGACCTTTCAGGTGAGCGTTACAAAGATTATATAACGGTACCTCCACTTGAAGGACCAGATGGTGTAAGAATTGCTAAATATAGTCCTTATGCTTCTGTTAGAGCTGCATTTAGTATCACCAATGCATGTAAGCATCCAGAAGTAGCTATGATGTTAGCTGATTTACTATATGGAGACGAACTAAGTCTTTGGAATTCAAATGGACAGCCAGGAATTGATTGGGAATATATAGATGATGACAACAAACTTGGTATTAATGGTGAAAAGGCTAGTTGGGCAAGTCTTATCCAGCTTGCAGACCAAAAGCCAAATGGGTTATGGAATCAAATGGGTAACTACTACAATCCATCTCATGTGCGACTTGGTCGTTATCAAGAAGACCCAGAGAACATGGAAGTCATTCTTTACAGAGAAACAAAGAAGAATTATGAGCCTTATTGGCCATCGACAGATATTTTATTACCACCACTCACATTAACAGAAGAACAATCAGCGGAATTGCTAACCTATTCAACATCTATTAATGAGTATGTCTTAGAGAAAATTGCTGAATTTGTCCTTACAGATGTGAACATTGATGAGGTGTGGGACAGTTATAAAGCTGAGCTTGAAGGCATGGGTATTAACCAAATGTTAAAGGTATACCAAGAAGCATACGATACAAAATAA
- a CDS encoding carbohydrate ABC transporter permease: MNYKETGADKAFTFINYTVLTMLFIAVAYPLIYVISASFSSSSAIIQGKVFLWPVNFNLDGYKAVFNYASIMTGFANSSFYMIVGTSVNIALTVMIAYPLSRQNLIGKRVISLMLIFTMIFNAGLIPNYLLIDKLDLIDKRAVMIIPKALNVWNVMITITYFRRTIPKELLEASQIDGCDDFKFIRMVVLPLSKPILAVITLFYAVEHWNAFFDAFLYIKSASLRPLQIVLREILVQNQISMDMISSIDPENLAVKENLATLLKYSLIIVSSLPLMLLYPFIQKYFVKGVMVGSVKG, translated from the coding sequence ATGAATTATAAAGAAACAGGTGCTGACAAAGCATTTACATTTATTAACTATACGGTACTGACAATGCTCTTTATTGCTGTTGCCTATCCTTTAATCTATGTCATTAGTGCCTCCTTTTCGTCATCCAGCGCAATTATACAAGGTAAGGTATTCTTATGGCCGGTTAACTTTAATCTAGATGGTTACAAAGCGGTATTTAATTATGCATCCATTATGACAGGGTTTGCAAACTCATCTTTCTATATGATTGTTGGTACGTCTGTTAACATTGCATTAACGGTTATGATTGCTTACCCTTTATCCAGACAAAATCTTATTGGTAAGCGGGTCATTTCACTTATGTTAATATTTACAATGATATTTAATGCAGGACTTATTCCTAACTACTTACTCATCGATAAATTAGACCTTATTGATAAAAGAGCCGTTATGATTATACCAAAAGCTCTTAATGTATGGAATGTGATGATTACCATTACTTACTTTAGAAGAACAATACCGAAAGAATTGCTAGAAGCATCACAGATTGACGGATGTGATGATTTCAAATTCATTCGCATGGTCGTATTACCCTTATCCAAACCGATCTTAGCTGTCATTACATTGTTTTATGCCGTAGAACATTGGAACGCATTCTTTGACGCTTTTCTCTACATTAAGTCTGCGTCCTTAAGACCGTTACAGATTGTATTAAGGGAGATTTTAGTTCAAAATCAAATTTCCATGGATATGATTTCAAGTATTGACCCAGAAAATTTAGCAGTTAAAGAAAATTTGGCCACGCTGCTTAAGTATTCATTGATTATTGTTTCTAGCTTACCACTGATGCTTCTTTATCCATTTATTCAAAAATACTTTGTGAAAGGTGTAATGGTAGGTTCAGTTAAAGGCTAG
- a CDS encoding ABC transporter permease gives MKSTSRKNNKIRKKGFFKRSLKRDWQLYVLLLLPLTYIIVFKYVPLWGVQIAFKNFVATKGIGGSEWADPLFKNFIKFFSDYNFWRVIKNTLGLSLYGLIAGFPLPIIFALSLNYVRNVKFKKTIQMITYAPHFISTVVIVGMLLQFFSTRTGIINQIIMSMGFNEINFFGTKGTFPHMYVWSQIWQSLGFSSIIYIATLAGIDPSLHEAAIMDGANKVRRMWHIDLPGIMPTAIVLLTLNLGRILNVGFEKVLLMQNPVNLNQSEIISTYVYKIGFQSALPQFSYSTAIGIFQSIVGFILIVTFNKISRKVSESSLF, from the coding sequence TTGAAGAGTACATCAAGAAAAAACAATAAAATAAGAAAAAAGGGCTTCTTTAAAAGAAGTTTAAAAAGAGACTGGCAACTATATGTATTACTGTTACTTCCATTAACATACATCATTGTTTTTAAGTATGTGCCGCTTTGGGGTGTGCAGATAGCATTTAAGAATTTTGTAGCTACCAAAGGGATTGGAGGTAGTGAATGGGCAGACCCATTATTCAAAAACTTCATTAAATTTTTTAGTGATTATAACTTCTGGCGTGTGATTAAGAATACGTTAGGTCTTAGTCTTTATGGCTTAATAGCTGGATTTCCATTGCCAATTATATTTGCGTTATCCTTAAATTATGTCAGGAATGTAAAATTCAAAAAAACCATTCAGATGATTACGTACGCACCGCATTTTATTTCCACGGTTGTTATCGTTGGTATGTTACTACAATTCTTTTCAACTAGAACAGGCATCATCAATCAAATAATTATGTCCATGGGATTTAATGAAATTAACTTTTTTGGTACCAAGGGGACTTTTCCACATATGTATGTGTGGTCCCAGATATGGCAGAGTTTAGGATTTAGTTCCATCATCTACATAGCAACCTTAGCAGGTATTGATCCTTCATTACATGAAGCAGCTATTATGGATGGGGCTAATAAAGTGAGACGTATGTGGCACATTGACTTGCCAGGTATTATGCCAACAGCTATTGTGCTTTTAACACTTAATTTAGGTCGAATTTTGAATGTGGGTTTTGAAAAAGTTTTGCTTATGCAAAATCCAGTGAACTTAAATCAGTCGGAGATTATATCCACGTATGTCTATAAAATAGGTTTTCAATCAGCGTTACCTCAATTTAGCTACTCTACTGCCATTGGTATATTCCAATCCATTGTAGGATTTATACTCATCGTAACGTTTAATAAGATATCGCGTAAAGTATCCGAATCAAGTCTATTCTAG
- a CDS encoding helix-turn-helix transcriptional regulator: MKKNFTKLFIKFFMPYLLIIIIMSALGSIAYIAAFREIESNAIKMQQSYIEQSKSVLDRRFKEAMDASIQLQQIPIVNGFKKRTRFDIEENYYPVVELYNQLKNIRFVNDIIEQYFIFYDNSKVVASNANINYYNKLSPDNFKVGTIDKDVYWESLFKKYYNGHIQPVENYMIYKKPIRGISILTTIGHEFNSPEAVILMILDGEKLKQNMTGFEQNLEGNFFVADAEGRILISLNDELGITENGYVDFDTIKHQFLTFTTPSEVTSWNYILIQSEDEVFREIFRLRNAASILMATIFVVGLLTSLISARYNSKPVHTLMNKHEDLVQRVKKQIPYLRMTFLERWLMGNYTNIEEIISMTKYLKANYIGTLYCVMVVDYDERINILEDLSEHNINELEMKRLIVKDLLTEEILLPEYVHDIDHDKLAVIFITDGTDENQFRKHIEEQICLCIDLMASNSIKDVRFGVGNIYKDMAEVSSSLSNAMDALTTINTKSEKGYVWFDTLEENLDSYYYPAEIENRLYNCTRAGDSEQVRQILRDIIKRNIFDKTLPANMMKVFIYEIWGTLAKVQERAVGEDNVVKSIILEAFEKMDSMSNLEKIQCSKRVFLEVCEVIRNEREDKHDHIMDSINQYIDESYQNPDFCLPMVAEKFNLSYAYLSQIFKAFNNECFINYLQQLRMKEAERLLRETNMAVKDIVIACGYNSSNTFGKAFKRMHGISASVYREKQQAV; the protein is encoded by the coding sequence ATGAAAAAGAATTTTACGAAGTTATTTATTAAATTTTTTATGCCTTATTTATTGATCATCATCATCATGTCTGCTCTGGGTTCAATTGCATATATAGCCGCTTTTAGAGAAATTGAAAGTAATGCGATTAAAATGCAGCAATCTTACATTGAACAAAGCAAATCTGTGTTAGATAGGCGTTTCAAAGAAGCAATGGATGCATCAATACAATTACAACAAATTCCAATTGTCAATGGATTTAAGAAAAGGACGCGATTTGATATTGAAGAAAATTATTACCCAGTGGTTGAACTATATAATCAGTTGAAGAATATTCGATTTGTGAATGACATTATCGAACAGTACTTTATCTTTTATGATAATTCAAAAGTAGTGGCTAGTAATGCTAATATAAATTATTACAATAAATTATCTCCTGATAATTTTAAAGTGGGTACCATTGATAAAGACGTATATTGGGAGAGCCTTTTTAAGAAATACTATAATGGTCACATACAACCTGTAGAAAATTATATGATCTATAAAAAACCAATACGAGGGATTTCAATCCTAACGACCATTGGTCATGAATTCAATAGTCCTGAAGCAGTTATATTAATGATACTGGATGGAGAAAAATTAAAGCAAAACATGACCGGTTTTGAACAAAACCTTGAAGGTAATTTCTTTGTGGCTGATGCAGAAGGTCGCATACTTATTAGTTTAAACGATGAACTTGGTATCACCGAGAATGGCTACGTGGATTTTGATACCATTAAACATCAATTCTTGACATTTACAACGCCTTCAGAAGTGACATCTTGGAATTACATCTTGATACAATCGGAAGATGAGGTGTTTCGAGAAATTTTTAGACTGAGGAATGCAGCGAGTATACTTATGGCGACTATCTTTGTTGTTGGCTTGCTTACATCACTTATATCAGCTAGATATAATTCAAAACCTGTCCATACTTTAATGAATAAACATGAAGATTTAGTGCAACGTGTTAAGAAGCAGATTCCATACCTTAGAATGACTTTTTTGGAAAGATGGCTCATGGGTAATTATACCAACATTGAAGAAATTATTTCCATGACGAAATATTTAAAAGCCAATTATATTGGAACTCTTTATTGTGTCATGGTTGTGGATTATGATGAGCGTATAAATATATTAGAAGATTTAAGTGAACATAACATTAATGAACTTGAAATGAAGCGACTTATTGTGAAGGATTTACTGACAGAAGAGATTTTATTACCTGAATATGTCCATGACATAGATCATGATAAATTAGCTGTTATATTTATAACAGATGGAACAGACGAAAATCAATTCAGAAAGCATATCGAAGAACAAATATGTCTATGCATCGATCTTATGGCTTCAAATTCAATTAAGGATGTTCGATTTGGTGTGGGTAATATCTATAAAGACATGGCTGAAGTATCGTCATCCCTCTCAAACGCAATGGATGCTTTAACAACCATCAATACAAAGAGTGAAAAAGGGTACGTTTGGTTTGATACATTAGAAGAGAACTTGGATAGCTATTATTACCCAGCAGAAATAGAGAATAGGCTGTATAACTGTACCCGAGCTGGCGATAGTGAGCAGGTAAGACAAATACTAAGAGATATTATTAAACGGAATATTTTTGATAAAACATTGCCTGCCAATATGATGAAAGTATTTATCTATGAGATATGGGGAACCCTTGCAAAAGTTCAAGAAAGAGCTGTAGGTGAAGATAATGTGGTGAAATCCATTATACTTGAAGCCTTTGAGAAAATGGATTCCATGTCAAACCTTGAAAAAATCCAATGCAGCAAACGAGTATTCTTGGAAGTATGTGAAGTCATTCGCAATGAAAGAGAAGACAAACATGACCATATAATGGATAGTATTAATCAATATATTGACGAGAGTTATCAGAATCCTGATTTTTGCTTACCCATGGTAGCAGAAAAGTTTAACCTATCCTACGCTTATTTATCACAAATATTTAAAGCGTTTAATAATGAGTGCTTTATTAACTATCTTCAACAGCTTCGTATGAAGGAAGCAGAGAGACTCCTTCGAGAAACCAATATGGCTGTAAAAGATATTGTCATTGCCTGTGGGTATAATTCAAGTAATACATTTGGAAAAGCTTTTAAACGTATGCATGGTATAAGTGCTTCCGTATATAGAGAAAAGCAACAGGCTGTGTAG